The following are encoded in a window of Roseimaritima ulvae genomic DNA:
- a CDS encoding PGPGW domain-containing protein produces the protein MRLWKAIRSDYNLLRDGPPGHRFRSYVEYRRTRRGSGISVARVVNLMSGAGLIVFGLAIGWLPGPGGFLAVIGLALLALEIPWLATVMDSGERAVRRLWHSARGRPPASGAGD, from the coding sequence ATGAGACTATGGAAGGCGATTCGTTCCGACTACAACCTGCTCCGTGATGGCCCGCCGGGACACCGCTTCCGCAGCTATGTGGAGTATCGTCGCACGCGACGAGGAAGCGGCATCAGCGTGGCTCGCGTGGTAAACCTGATGTCCGGAGCGGGGCTGATCGTCTTCGGGCTGGCGATCGGCTGGTTGCCGGGCCCCGGCGGATTCTTGGCCGTCATCGGCTTGGCCTTGCTGGCTCTGGAAATCCCCTGGTTGGCCACCGTGATGGATAGTGGTGAGCGAGCGGTCCGTCGGTTGTGGCACAGCGCCCGGGGTCGCCCCCCGGCCAGTGGAGCGGGTGACTAG
- a CDS encoding PIG-L deacetylase family protein, whose translation MRFLLCLLATVTFASSAAVADDQPQDDGKLRIIVFGAHPDDAEYRAGGCAVKWSRLGHHVKLVSVTNGDIGHWEMSGGALAKRRTEEVRKASEILGTTSKVMDIHDGELMPTLENRRAITRLIRQWKADLVIAHRPWDYHPDHRYVGVLVQDASFMVAVPFFCPDVPALKKNPVFLYSSDRFTKPYPFTADIAVSIDDAFDTKTRAIAELESQVFDGGALGDVETAAQAPPARMQDLRLEKVRQVWDRRAGGEARNYRDALIRWYGEERGKAVQYAEAFEICEYGHQPTDDEIKKLFPFFDEPK comes from the coding sequence ATGCGTTTCCTACTCTGCTTACTCGCAACCGTCACGTTCGCATCGTCTGCCGCAGTCGCTGACGACCAACCGCAGGACGACGGCAAACTAAGGATCATTGTCTTTGGAGCTCATCCCGACGACGCCGAGTATCGCGCGGGGGGCTGCGCCGTCAAATGGTCACGACTCGGCCATCATGTGAAGCTGGTTTCGGTTACCAACGGCGACATTGGACACTGGGAAATGTCCGGCGGCGCGCTGGCCAAACGACGAACCGAAGAAGTTCGCAAAGCCTCTGAAATACTCGGCACCACTTCGAAGGTGATGGACATTCACGATGGCGAGTTGATGCCGACGCTGGAGAACCGCCGTGCGATCACGCGGCTGATCCGCCAGTGGAAAGCCGACCTTGTGATCGCGCACCGCCCATGGGACTACCACCCCGATCATCGCTATGTTGGCGTTCTGGTGCAGGACGCTTCCTTTATGGTCGCGGTGCCGTTTTTCTGCCCCGATGTGCCCGCATTGAAAAAGAATCCTGTCTTCCTATATTCCAGCGATCGCTTCACCAAACCGTATCCCTTCACCGCCGACATCGCGGTCTCCATCGACGACGCCTTCGACACGAAAACCAGAGCCATTGCGGAATTAGAATCTCAGGTATTTGACGGCGGCGCACTGGGTGATGTAGAAACCGCTGCACAAGCCCCGCCAGCTCGCATGCAGGATTTGCGGTTAGAAAAAGTTCGCCAAGTCTGGGACCGACGTGCCGGCGGCGAAGCACGAAATTACCGCGATGCACTGATCCGCTGGTACGGAGAAGAACGCGGTAAAGCCGTGCAGTACGCCGAGGCCTTCGAGATCTGCGAGTACGGGCACCAACCAACCGACGACGAGATCAAAAAGCTGTTTCCGTTCTTTGACGAACCGAAGTAA
- a CDS encoding sulfatase family protein, producing MARTRLRMICILATAAFALQVTSVAAAERPNILLIVSDDQGYNDLGQLGNGIITPALDRLANEGTRLTNFYVAWPACTPSRASLLTGRYPQRNGIYDMIRNEAPDYGHHYSPEQYAVTFERIGGMDQREVIIPQLLKPNGYKSGIYGKWDLGALRRMLPTSRGFDDFYGFVNTGIDYFTHERYGVPCMVRNLEPTEADKGVYCTYLFQREALRFLDEHADKQPFFLYVPFNAPHNSSSLDPQIRSSVQAPEKFKQMYPPVEVETRVTNKYRYGTPATVATAEARRRDYRAAVTCMDASIAAMLDTLEQKQILDNTIVVFFSDNGGSGGADNSPLRGRKGQTWEGGIRVPCLVRWPAGGIPAGQVCDQFLSSLELLPSFLAATGSSVPQGLVLDGYDWWPTLRGETDSPRTEMFWKRRATIGARVGNWKWVDMGDGKGGLFDLATDPGETTDLSAEHPQQLQALRSRYQAWLKQMDAAEPRGPFRDF from the coding sequence ATGGCACGCACTCGACTACGGATGATCTGCATACTGGCGACGGCCGCCTTCGCGCTGCAAGTTACTTCGGTCGCGGCGGCGGAGCGTCCCAACATTCTGCTGATTGTCTCCGACGATCAGGGCTACAACGATCTGGGGCAGCTTGGCAACGGTATCATCACGCCGGCACTGGATCGCCTTGCCAATGAGGGCACACGGCTTACGAATTTCTATGTTGCCTGGCCCGCTTGCACGCCCTCGCGAGCCAGTTTACTGACGGGACGCTATCCCCAGCGCAACGGCATCTACGACATGATTCGCAACGAAGCTCCGGACTACGGTCACCACTATTCGCCGGAGCAATACGCGGTGACGTTTGAACGCATCGGGGGGATGGATCAACGCGAAGTCATCATTCCACAACTGCTGAAACCGAATGGCTACAAAAGCGGAATCTACGGCAAGTGGGACCTAGGCGCTCTCCGGCGGATGCTGCCCACATCCCGCGGCTTCGATGATTTCTATGGATTCGTCAACACGGGCATCGACTACTTCACGCACGAACGCTATGGCGTGCCCTGCATGGTGCGAAACCTAGAACCCACTGAAGCCGACAAAGGCGTCTATTGCACGTATCTGTTTCAGCGCGAAGCCCTGCGGTTCTTGGACGAACACGCCGACAAGCAACCGTTCTTCCTGTACGTCCCCTTTAACGCGCCACACAACTCTTCGTCACTCGACCCGCAGATTCGGTCGTCGGTGCAAGCCCCTGAAAAGTTCAAGCAGATGTATCCGCCGGTGGAAGTCGAAACGCGAGTCACCAACAAATATCGCTACGGAACTCCGGCCACGGTCGCTACAGCGGAAGCCCGCCGCCGCGACTATCGCGCGGCGGTCACGTGCATGGACGCGTCGATTGCCGCAATGCTCGATACCTTGGAACAGAAACAGATTCTCGACAATACGATTGTGGTCTTTTTCTCGGACAATGGCGGCAGTGGCGGTGCAGACAACTCGCCACTGCGGGGACGCAAAGGGCAAACCTGGGAAGGCGGTATCCGTGTTCCCTGCCTGGTCCGCTGGCCTGCCGGCGGGATTCCGGCTGGTCAGGTGTGCGACCAATTTCTATCCAGCCTGGAATTGCTGCCAAGTTTTTTAGCGGCTACCGGATCCAGCGTGCCGCAAGGCTTGGTCCTCGACGGCTACGACTGGTGGCCGACTTTGCGAGGTGAAACCGATTCGCCACGGACAGAGATGTTTTGGAAACGCCGAGCCACGATAGGGGCACGCGTCGGCAACTGGAAGTGGGTCGACATGGGAGACGGCAAGGGAGGTCTGTTCGACTTAGCGACGGATCCCGGCGAAACCACGGACTTATCCGCCGAACATCCTCAACAATTGCAGGCCCTGCGTTCTCGATACCAAGCTTGGCTCAAGCAAATGGATGCAGCGGAGCCCCGGGGACCGTTTCGCGATTTCTGA
- a CDS encoding DUF3472 domain-containing protein — translation MLAKKSLLVCCSITLVAACSLFGGTQAEGAQWLVPTGGNAFPTDPDAAGGGVGRRGTVSLATPKDALSVYFHTDRAANLSLSVRARAKRGGGKLNVEVGSQSWQVEIEGKAFADEPVGTVSVAQAGYVRVNLSGGEANTGGVEVSDIVVSSDTTDLTLTYVKNNDGNMFYWGRRGPSVHLRYDVPKDRPLRYAYTEITVPSGQDVQGSYYMANGFGQGYFGFQVNGPQERRVLFSVWSPFKTDNPREIPEDKRIVALGRGPDVHIGEFGNEGSGGQSYLIYPWKAGRTYRFLTEVRPDGEGRTIYTSWFGDKADDTWRLIASFRRPETDTHLTGFHSFLENFSPTYGAETRQAEYGNVWVRDVDEQWHECTRARFSVDATGGGGHRLDFIGGAEGDHFFMRNCGFFNETGKPGQSFTRQSTASDQPQIEFDALPRG, via the coding sequence ATGCTCGCCAAGAAATCGTTGTTGGTATGTTGTTCCATAACCCTGGTCGCCGCCTGTTCCCTGTTCGGTGGGACTCAGGCGGAAGGTGCCCAGTGGTTGGTACCCACGGGGGGCAATGCCTTTCCCACGGACCCGGATGCCGCGGGGGGAGGAGTGGGCCGCCGAGGGACGGTGAGCTTGGCTACGCCGAAGGATGCGTTGTCCGTTTACTTCCATACCGATCGCGCGGCTAATTTGTCACTGTCGGTGCGAGCTCGAGCCAAACGGGGCGGCGGTAAGCTGAACGTGGAGGTGGGCTCGCAGTCCTGGCAGGTCGAGATCGAAGGCAAGGCGTTTGCGGACGAACCAGTCGGCACCGTTTCGGTGGCACAGGCTGGCTACGTCCGCGTGAATCTGAGCGGTGGTGAAGCGAATACCGGGGGCGTTGAGGTCAGCGACATCGTGGTGTCTTCGGATACGACCGATCTGACGCTGACCTACGTCAAGAACAACGACGGCAACATGTTTTATTGGGGGCGACGGGGGCCTTCGGTGCACCTGCGGTACGACGTGCCAAAGGATCGTCCGCTGCGATACGCTTACACCGAAATCACCGTTCCGAGTGGGCAGGATGTGCAGGGATCGTATTACATGGCGAACGGTTTCGGCCAAGGCTACTTCGGCTTTCAGGTCAACGGTCCGCAGGAACGGCGGGTGTTGTTTTCGGTTTGGAGCCCGTTTAAGACCGATAACCCCCGCGAGATCCCGGAAGACAAACGAATCGTCGCTCTGGGGCGGGGACCGGACGTGCACATCGGCGAGTTCGGCAACGAAGGTTCGGGCGGACAGAGTTATTTGATTTATCCATGGAAAGCCGGTCGCACGTATCGCTTCCTGACCGAAGTCCGCCCCGATGGCGAAGGCCGGACCATTTACACTTCCTGGTTTGGTGACAAAGCCGACGACACCTGGCGGTTGATCGCCAGCTTTCGCCGTCCCGAAACGGATACCCACCTGACCGGCTTCCATTCCTTCCTGGAGAACTTCTCGCCCACCTACGGAGCAGAAACGCGGCAGGCCGAGTACGGCAATGTGTGGGTGCGGGATGTCGACGAGCAGTGGCACGAATGTACACGAGCACGTTTCTCCGTGGACGCTACCGGTGGCGGAGGCCATCGACTGGACTTTATCGGCGGCGCCGAGGGCGATCACTTCTTTATGCGCAACTGCGGCTTTTTCAACGAGACGGGCAAGCCTGGGCAATCGTTCACCCGTCAGTCCACCGCCTCGGACCAGCCTCAAATCGAATTCGATGCCCTGCCCCGTGGCTAG
- a CDS encoding response regulator encodes MLRSQASPAAAALNDGRWMMVWIPSLRLAVLCAALLACASVHAESPHAESPLRIGWIDDFSRLGVSVDQAAALDARTQAFNRCGQREPMVVLANCPADPLAIEQRKIEGACGQTLELPSEWDVSDQTRLLRGVWMAEVRPHYDQRQSWLARQRPSDEDSPNERWPLLDADDVPCDVVVSIDDHGDWLIGCDFDLDLRFQRDEQFRLPVSKMDSTRIVRCGQDVLLLEAEMKGKQPSLSLVCLSGSAPGQWSDAWRPAIVDVALQDALEAAQWRLFACDNGPANMVVALEAAARAECDLVLVNLQRGKRHSTDVVRLLAELSRSLRLPVVVTVPTPLSPNYFVEPARLSVPDIAEFRMRGTRPSAQAFETAVTETIEQLAGRVRATQSAVLTGPLTQPDYYASPAEASLSPERFTRLSALADDTLDAGSEVYAARVPADAIDGRVVFPHFQAAFDSLAVTLYDRRGRRISGMEHSNGVRFDHFPPVLSVLARGGTLLSPRQLFCSGKTVDAGSSNVKVRWRRGVQPITRLIGQPYGASQTLKLEGYGESPVELQITPVHQVSKLENVPSGLVPESVREAAEGLLNRSGQVATFWYRESPRQGDYTLRHLFQTAESAKVWPNRLLQYAVVYENGRINSHDHAVGDLAPSTPMTGWILLQAALPAEAYPAHQHVSNLARATAPELLQRWPAISRSGQRAMQWERVERLVTDDNAAHQPRSARYRGSTVGLGTPESGRTGDDASVWARIGDGNPMSPMWGLLQVKVPQTRQPQTGWLPLYDHDPLAEVIVRHKQQGQSAKQVLQAIEKPADDSTDIVAWRQYLLALDQPELRKRHLDRVVQTAERVLKLCEQSLGGLPAEQDPYHAELLATIGPSPRSEASETAMFWQPTTVAQMQVYAWAVDAVYRQVRAIGYRELPEVIAEQPIKDGDAQNQAYESAFYQLCGMVDIKDPRFVLTLVRYHRRRGEPRQAYKALKWNAYEGPSLPWYFKKERDLFRDSGHEALARLGSARWFLREQGYGVPDRQP; translated from the coding sequence ATGCTACGAAGTCAGGCGTCTCCGGCGGCTGCGGCACTCAACGATGGACGTTGGATGATGGTGTGGATTCCAAGCTTGCGACTGGCGGTGTTGTGCGCGGCGCTGTTGGCTTGTGCATCGGTTCACGCCGAATCCCCTCACGCCGAATCTCCGCTGCGGATTGGCTGGATCGACGATTTTTCCAGACTCGGCGTCTCCGTCGATCAAGCCGCTGCGCTCGACGCGCGTACTCAAGCCTTCAACCGTTGCGGGCAGCGTGAGCCGATGGTGGTGTTGGCGAACTGCCCGGCTGATCCGCTGGCGATCGAACAGCGGAAGATCGAAGGAGCGTGCGGACAAACGCTTGAATTGCCTTCCGAGTGGGATGTATCGGATCAGACGAGGCTGTTGCGAGGTGTTTGGATGGCTGAGGTTCGGCCGCATTATGACCAACGACAAAGCTGGCTCGCACGCCAACGTCCATCGGACGAAGACAGCCCGAACGAACGGTGGCCGTTGTTGGATGCTGATGACGTTCCTTGTGACGTCGTGGTTTCGATTGACGATCACGGTGATTGGTTGATTGGTTGCGATTTCGATCTCGACCTGCGTTTCCAACGCGACGAGCAGTTTCGCTTGCCTGTAAGCAAGATGGACAGCACACGGATTGTTCGTTGTGGTCAGGACGTGTTGTTGCTGGAAGCGGAGATGAAGGGCAAGCAGCCGTCGTTGTCCTTGGTGTGTCTCAGCGGTTCGGCTCCGGGGCAATGGTCCGATGCGTGGCGACCCGCCATCGTTGATGTGGCGTTGCAGGACGCCCTGGAGGCTGCTCAGTGGCGTCTGTTTGCTTGTGACAACGGACCGGCAAACATGGTCGTGGCGCTGGAAGCGGCGGCGCGGGCTGAGTGTGATCTGGTCTTGGTCAATCTGCAACGCGGCAAACGTCACTCGACCGATGTGGTGCGTCTGCTGGCAGAGCTTTCGCGATCGTTGCGGCTGCCCGTGGTCGTCACCGTGCCGACTCCGCTTTCGCCAAACTACTTTGTCGAACCGGCGCGATTGTCAGTCCCGGACATTGCGGAGTTTCGCATGCGCGGCACGCGGCCATCGGCGCAGGCGTTTGAAACCGCGGTAACGGAGACCATCGAACAGCTCGCCGGCCGCGTTCGAGCTACGCAGTCGGCGGTTTTGACCGGACCGCTGACCCAGCCCGACTACTATGCTTCGCCCGCCGAAGCTTCGCTGTCGCCGGAACGGTTTACGCGGCTGAGTGCGCTCGCCGATGACACGCTCGATGCCGGAAGCGAAGTGTACGCTGCCCGAGTTCCCGCGGACGCCATTGACGGTCGCGTCGTGTTTCCGCATTTTCAGGCGGCGTTTGATTCGTTAGCCGTAACGCTGTATGACCGCCGCGGCCGACGGATCAGCGGTATGGAGCACTCCAACGGCGTGCGGTTTGATCATTTCCCGCCGGTCCTGTCCGTGCTCGCTCGCGGCGGCACCCTGCTGTCACCGAGGCAATTGTTCTGTAGCGGCAAGACGGTGGACGCGGGGAGTTCAAACGTCAAGGTTCGTTGGCGTCGGGGCGTTCAACCCATTACGCGTTTGATCGGACAACCCTATGGGGCTTCGCAAACGTTGAAGTTGGAAGGGTATGGTGAGTCGCCCGTCGAACTGCAGATCACGCCGGTTCATCAAGTCAGCAAGCTAGAGAACGTGCCTAGTGGATTGGTACCCGAGTCGGTTCGCGAAGCTGCTGAAGGTTTGCTGAATCGCAGCGGTCAAGTTGCCACGTTTTGGTATCGCGAATCGCCACGCCAGGGAGACTATACGCTGCGGCATCTGTTCCAGACTGCGGAGAGCGCCAAAGTTTGGCCGAATCGTCTGCTGCAATATGCCGTGGTTTATGAGAACGGACGCATCAATAGCCACGATCATGCGGTTGGTGATCTGGCGCCCAGCACGCCGATGACCGGGTGGATCCTATTGCAGGCGGCCTTGCCTGCAGAGGCATATCCCGCCCATCAGCACGTTTCCAACCTCGCCCGTGCGACGGCTCCTGAGTTGTTGCAGCGCTGGCCGGCGATCTCTCGTTCCGGCCAGCGGGCCATGCAGTGGGAACGCGTGGAGCGTTTGGTGACGGATGACAATGCGGCTCACCAGCCTCGGTCGGCCCGCTACCGCGGCAGCACGGTCGGATTGGGGACGCCGGAATCCGGTCGCACAGGGGATGACGCAAGTGTTTGGGCTCGCATCGGCGATGGGAATCCAATGTCCCCGATGTGGGGCCTGCTGCAGGTCAAGGTTCCGCAAACACGGCAACCACAAACCGGCTGGCTGCCACTGTACGACCACGACCCGTTGGCGGAAGTGATCGTGCGCCACAAGCAGCAAGGCCAGAGTGCCAAACAGGTCCTGCAGGCCATCGAGAAACCGGCCGACGACTCGACGGACATCGTTGCCTGGCGACAGTACCTGCTGGCGCTTGACCAACCGGAGCTGCGGAAGCGGCACCTGGACCGCGTGGTGCAGACGGCCGAACGCGTTTTGAAGTTATGCGAGCAGTCATTGGGGGGCTTGCCGGCAGAGCAAGATCCGTATCATGCCGAACTTCTGGCAACGATCGGACCCTCGCCACGCTCGGAAGCTTCCGAGACGGCGATGTTCTGGCAACCCACCACTGTGGCTCAGATGCAAGTCTATGCCTGGGCCGTGGATGCGGTTTATCGGCAAGTCCGAGCGATTGGGTATCGTGAATTACCGGAAGTGATCGCCGAGCAACCGATCAAAGATGGGGACGCACAGAACCAAGCGTACGAATCGGCGTTTTACCAATTGTGTGGGATGGTCGACATCAAGGACCCGCGATTCGTGTTGACGCTGGTACGTTACCATCGTCGTCGAGGTGAACCGCGGCAAGCGTACAAGGCGTTGAAGTGGAACGCCTATGAGGGCCCGAGTTTGCCGTGGTATTTCAAAAAGGAGCGAGACCTGTTCCGCGACTCGGGACACGAAGCACTGGCACGGTTGGGGAGTGCGCGTTGGTTTTTGCGTGAGCAGGGTTATGGCGTGCCCGACCGTCAACCTTGA
- a CDS encoding AAA family ATPase: protein MSTVAESMQQRAEEFRTRYSAVREAVGRVIVGHDDIVHGVLTAMLCGGHCLLEGVPGLGKTMLVRTLSEVMDLNFSRIQFTPDLMPADILGTNMIVEDDEGRRRFEFQRGPVFTQILLADEINRATPKTQSAMLETMQEGTVTAAGHRYTLDKPFFVLATQNPIEQEGTYPLPEAQLDRFLFKLVVGYSSRDELATIVDRTTRGEKVELEKVMSGEEILQWQQLVREVILANHVQDYLVRLTLATHPEGPYAAPATNQYVRWGSSPRGAQTLALASKVRALLEGRYNVSFEDVRRVFLPAMRHRVLLNFEAQAEGIDADQVLLEILEKVPEKAE, encoded by the coding sequence ATGTCTACAGTCGCCGAATCGATGCAGCAACGCGCCGAGGAGTTCCGTACCCGCTATTCCGCTGTTCGTGAAGCGGTGGGGCGGGTCATCGTGGGTCACGACGATATCGTGCACGGCGTGTTGACGGCCATGTTGTGTGGGGGCCACTGCCTGCTCGAAGGCGTTCCGGGTCTGGGTAAAACGATGCTCGTTCGCACGCTGTCGGAAGTCATGGACCTGAACTTCAGCCGGATCCAGTTCACGCCCGACCTGATGCCCGCGGACATTCTGGGCACCAACATGATCGTCGAAGATGACGAGGGTCGCCGCCGATTTGAATTTCAACGCGGCCCGGTGTTTACCCAAATCCTGTTGGCCGACGAAATCAACCGCGCCACGCCCAAGACGCAGTCGGCGATGCTGGAAACCATGCAGGAAGGCACCGTTACCGCCGCCGGCCACCGCTACACACTGGACAAGCCGTTTTTTGTGCTGGCGACCCAGAACCCGATCGAGCAGGAAGGCACCTACCCGTTACCGGAAGCTCAACTGGACCGCTTTTTGTTCAAGCTGGTCGTCGGCTACAGCAGCCGCGATGAGCTGGCGACGATTGTCGATCGCACCACGCGAGGCGAAAAAGTCGAACTCGAAAAAGTCATGAGCGGCGAGGAGATTCTGCAGTGGCAACAGTTGGTACGGGAAGTCATCCTGGCCAACCACGTTCAGGATTACTTGGTCCGGTTGACGCTGGCGACCCACCCCGAGGGCCCCTACGCCGCGCCGGCCACCAATCAGTACGTTCGCTGGGGCAGCAGTCCCCGTGGGGCGCAAACGCTGGCCCTGGCGTCCAAAGTCCGGGCATTGCTCGAGGGCCGCTACAACGTCAGCTTCGAGGACGTGCGACGCGTCTTCCTGCCCGCCATGCGGCATCGCGTGCTGCTGAATTTTGAAGCCCAAGCCGAGGGCATCGACGCCGACCAGGTATTGCTGGAAATCCTGGAAAAAGTGCCCGAGAAAGCCGAATAG
- a CDS encoding alpha/beta hydrolase, whose amino-acid sequence MKRIVLTLALLLFVQHVQAEDAKRLQNVPYGEHPRQVLDFYQAQSDTPTPVVFYIHGGGWRAGDKKTNPQAFLAKGISVVAINYRYVQNAVKENVEPPVKAPLHDAARALQFVRSKATEWNLDKQKIGATGGSAGACSSLWLAFHDDLAQPDSEDPIARESTRLYCAAVRGAQVSLDPKELRQWMPNYGYGAHAFGLRNFQALIDNRESVLPWIKEYSPIEHVSQDDPPIGLFYSGEVPVVGASPKDPTHSGIMGLKLAERLKEVDVDVVLVVPGVKDPEYRNSTEYLIDRLTK is encoded by the coding sequence ATGAAACGAATCGTCCTGACTTTGGCGTTGCTGCTGTTTGTCCAGCACGTGCAAGCCGAAGATGCCAAACGACTGCAAAATGTGCCGTACGGCGAACACCCGCGCCAGGTTCTCGACTTCTATCAAGCCCAGTCCGACACACCGACTCCGGTCGTGTTCTACATTCACGGTGGCGGTTGGCGAGCCGGTGATAAAAAGACCAACCCCCAAGCTTTTCTCGCCAAAGGTATTTCGGTCGTCGCCATCAATTACCGCTACGTACAAAACGCCGTCAAAGAAAATGTGGAGCCGCCCGTCAAAGCGCCGCTACATGACGCCGCCCGGGCGCTGCAGTTCGTTCGCTCCAAAGCCACCGAATGGAACCTCGACAAACAGAAGATCGGTGCCACCGGTGGATCCGCCGGCGCGTGTTCTTCGCTGTGGTTGGCATTCCACGATGATCTAGCCCAACCCGACAGCGAAGACCCGATCGCACGTGAATCGACGCGGCTGTACTGCGCGGCGGTCAGAGGTGCTCAAGTTTCGCTGGATCCCAAGGAACTTCGCCAATGGATGCCGAACTATGGCTACGGTGCCCACGCATTTGGTCTTCGCAACTTCCAAGCCTTAATCGACAATCGAGAATCCGTGCTGCCCTGGATCAAAGAGTACTCGCCGATCGAACATGTTTCTCAAGATGACCCGCCGATCGGATTGTTTTACAGCGGCGAAGTGCCCGTGGTGGGCGCTTCCCCCAAAGACCCCACGCATTCCGGCATCATGGGCCTGAAGCTGGCCGAACGACTAAAAGAAGTAGACGTCGACGTCGTCCTGGTGGTGCCCGGAGTGAAAGATCCCGAGTATCGCAACTCGACCGAATACTTGATCGATCGCTTGACCAAGTAA
- a CDS encoding isoprenylcysteine carboxylmethyltransferase family protein: MKAREIAAHAVHLMVLLLPTWLWVGLHGCDAWVFSFAGIVLLAAMLESRSVAVGSDSQPAQTQDPQAMRLAQLVGFALLLLFWCIQVEHHLAGLAMPWLQITGGLLLTLGTLLRVTAIRTLGTDFVTDIRAPAVRRAEGIYRWLAHPSELGLLLIIAGAPLLLAAPRCLLVACLFFVPTSLHRIRRENQVLNTSVA, translated from the coding sequence GTGAAGGCCCGTGAAATCGCGGCCCACGCGGTGCATCTAATGGTCCTGTTGCTGCCGACTTGGCTGTGGGTTGGACTACATGGCTGCGATGCTTGGGTTTTCAGTTTCGCGGGGATTGTATTGCTGGCCGCGATGTTGGAAAGCCGATCGGTTGCGGTGGGAAGCGATTCGCAGCCCGCTCAAACGCAAGATCCGCAAGCAATGCGGTTGGCTCAACTGGTGGGGTTCGCCTTGTTGCTGCTTTTCTGGTGCATTCAGGTGGAACACCATCTTGCTGGTCTAGCCATGCCATGGCTGCAGATCACGGGCGGCCTACTGCTGACCTTGGGGACGTTGTTGCGAGTGACCGCGATCCGCACCTTGGGCACCGACTTTGTCACCGATATCCGTGCTCCCGCGGTCCGGCGAGCCGAAGGGATCTATCGCTGGCTAGCCCATCCATCCGAGCTGGGCTTGTTGCTGATCATCGCCGGAGCTCCCTTACTCTTGGCCGCACCGCGTTGCCTGCTGGTCGCATGCCTATTCTTCGTCCCCACCTCGCTGCATCGCATCCGCCGAGAGAACCAAGTCCTCAACACGTCCGTAGCCTGA
- a CDS encoding tellurite resistance TerB family protein, with product MIIWGSRGRTSVVHSQPFHCPQCSMERHGDLKQVQNYFTLYFIPLIPLNVAGRYVECTSCGGTFAEEALTRDPEQERQEVNDQLLRVMVTAALADGHVDSQETAEIKKQYMEFAGLPVTAEKLQHEINLAVTHNATLNGYVATVVDGLSPHGRALVVKLAFHTMSASGNLAPGHQAELSQLATTLSIPEDQYRELIAAFSEEAA from the coding sequence ATGATTATCTGGGGTTCTCGCGGCCGGACTTCGGTCGTGCATTCACAACCTTTTCACTGTCCTCAATGTTCCATGGAGCGTCACGGGGATCTCAAACAGGTTCAGAACTATTTCACGCTCTATTTTATTCCCTTGATCCCCTTAAATGTTGCCGGCCGGTACGTGGAGTGTACCTCGTGCGGCGGAACCTTTGCCGAAGAAGCACTGACCCGCGACCCGGAACAGGAACGTCAGGAAGTCAACGACCAACTGTTGCGAGTGATGGTGACCGCAGCGCTAGCCGATGGACACGTCGACAGCCAAGAGACAGCGGAAATCAAAAAGCAATACATGGAGTTTGCCGGCCTGCCGGTGACGGCGGAGAAATTGCAGCACGAAATCAACTTGGCGGTAACCCATAACGCGACGTTAAACGGCTACGTCGCCACTGTGGTCGACGGCCTCTCGCCTCACGGCCGTGCACTGGTCGTGAAACTGGCGTTCCATACCATGTCGGCTTCCGGCAATCTGGCTCCGGGACATCAAGCCGAGTTGTCGCAACTGGCGACCACCTTGAGCATTCCCGAAGATCAATATCGAGAATTGATCGCGGCTTTCAGTGAGGAAGCAGCCTAG
- a CDS encoding SET domain-containing protein produces the protein MTALSKKRRAKLQAKLDKHHGYRHYEDDDIAVKEIKGCGLGVFAQRQFLPAELVIEIHGQLLRHDQYEGSTYVMEMDEQWYMEPAVPAAFLNHSCSPNCELVQLTKYTMGLVAICNVEPESQLTFDYGWQADDWIPECRCGAKNCRGWVVEKSQVKKMREFAKKREKKRNKAKSA, from the coding sequence ATGACCGCACTGAGCAAGAAAAGACGCGCCAAACTGCAGGCCAAACTCGATAAGCACCATGGCTATCGACACTATGAAGACGACGACATCGCGGTCAAAGAAATCAAAGGCTGTGGACTGGGCGTCTTTGCGCAACGACAGTTTCTGCCCGCCGAACTGGTAATCGAAATCCACGGCCAATTGCTTCGCCATGACCAATACGAAGGTTCAACCTACGTGATGGAGATGGATGAACAGTGGTATATGGAACCTGCCGTGCCGGCGGCCTTCCTGAACCATTCCTGTAGCCCGAACTGTGAATTAGTCCAGCTGACCAAATACACCATGGGGCTGGTAGCGATCTGCAACGTCGAACCCGAAAGCCAACTCACGTTCGACTACGGTTGGCAAGCCGACGACTGGATTCCCGAATGCCGCTGCGGAGCCAAAAACTGCCGTGGCTGGGTGGTGGAAAAGTCGCAGGTCAAAAAAATGCGTGAATTTGCGAAGAAACGCGAAAAGAAACGCAACAAAGCCAAATCCGCCTAA